CTTTTCTAGAAGCTATACGACAATTAAAGATTGATATCGGTGGTGATAGAATATTGTATATTCATGTCACATTAGTGCCTTTTATGAAGAGTTCTGGAGAGTTAAAGACAAAACCTACTCAACATTCAGTTAGAGAATTGAGGGCAATAGGTATACAACCTGATATTTTAGTATGTAGATCTGAATATCCTTTAGATAGTGATATTAGAAATAAACTAGCTCTTTTTTGTAATGTGTCAGTCAACTGTGTAATCAACGCAGTAGATGTTTCTACAATATATCAGGTGCCTATTAATTTGCATAAGGAAGGTATTGATAATTTAATTAAAGAAAAACTAAATTTAATTGATAAAAATAGTGATCTTAGCAAGTGGGAGTATATTGTTGATCGTATTAAGCATCCCTCTGATGAGGTTCATATATCAATAGTCGGTAAATATATTGAATTAAAAGATGCTTACCTAAGTTTAAATGAAGCCCTGTTACATGGTGGAATTAATAATAATTTAAAGGTAAATATTCACTGGGTAAATGCCGAGGATCTAGAGGTAAAGTTTGATAGCAGTTATTTTGAGGATACTGATGGTATTTTGGTGCCAGGTGGTTTTGGCGATAGGGGTATAAATGGTAAAATTAAGGCGATAAATTTTGCTAGGATCAAGGATATTCCTTTTTTTGGAATATGCCTTGGATTACAGTGTGCAGTTGTTGAATAT
This genomic window from Deferribacterota bacterium contains:
- a CDS encoding CTP synthase encodes the protein ETDLDLGHYERFLTSSTSKDCSITAGQIYYSVINKERKGAYLGDTVQVIPHITDEIKKGILKKQEDFDIIMAEIGGTVGDIESLPFLEAIRQLKIDIGGDRILYIHVTLVPFMKSSGELKTKPTQHSVRELRAIGIQPDILVCRSEYPLDSDIRNKLALFCNVSVNCVINAVDVSTIYQVPINLHKEGIDNLIKEKLNLIDKNSDLSKWEYIVDRIKHPSDEVHISIVGKYIELKDAYLSLNEALLHGGINNNLKVNIHWVNAEDLEVKFDSSYFEDTDGILVPGGFGDRGINGKIKAINFARIKDIPFFGICLGLQCAVVEYARNVLKLSDANSVEFDNNTKDPVIDYMLDQKNIEKMGGSMRLGAYKCQLAEDSCAYRAYKKKIIYERHRHRLEFNNKYRDQFEQSGMVVTGINPENDLVEIIEIRTHRWFLGCQFHPEFKSKPFDAHPLFSDFIKAAYSYHLDKNR